TCTCGGATTCGACCTCGGCGATGACGTCGCCCTCTTCGACGGTTGCCCCGTCGTCGATTTCCCACGCGAGTAACTCCCCCCGTTCCATCTCCAGTCCCAGTTTCGGCATCTTGACAATGTAGCCCATGACATCTCATACCACAAACGTCGCATAAAGGGTGCCGATGCGCCCGCCCGTTCGATGCCGGCGGATGCGGGTTTCGTGTCCGCTTTCTGTCAGCCGTGAATGGGCGATTGCGGCCGATCCTGCATGAATTTTCCATACAAATCAAAACGGACACTGTGCTGAATTGGATGGTTGTTCATTCTTCACGATCGATGCATGGCAATGTATAGCAAAGGCTTTAGGTTCGGTAGGACGAAACTCCGAATACCGTTGGCCCACCGGCCACAGATCTACCCATGAGCGACGACGAACTCATCTGGCGAATCGCAGGCGGTTCCGGAGACGGGATCGACTCGACGAGCCAGAATTTCGCAAAGGCGCTGATGCGTTCGGGGCTCGACGTGTTCACACACCGCCACTATCCATCGCGGATCCGCGGCGGCCACACGTACGTCGAGATCCGGGCCGCAGGACACGAGGTACAGTCACGGGGAGACGGATACAACTTCCTGCTCTCGCTGGGCGACTCCTTCGCCCGTAATCCACAGGAGGAGGCCTACTACGGGAACGAGGAGATCAAGCCGCTCTCGGAGAACCTGGACGACCTCCGCGAAGGCGGGATCATCGTCTACGACGAGGGTCTCATCAGCGAGGAGGACGTCGCAGACCTCGACCTCGAGGAGCGTGCCGAGGAGAACGACTGGCACGTGTTCCCGATGGACCTTCGCGGGCTCGCGAAGGAACACGGCCGCGAGGTCATGCGCAACACCGCCGGCGTGGGTGTCACGGCGGCCCTGCTGGACATGGAACTCGAGCACATCGAGGACCTGATGTCCGACGCGATGTCCGGTGACGTCCTCGAGTCGAACCTCGAGATCCTTCACGAGTCCTACGAGACGACGAAGGAGGAGTACGACTTCGAGCACGACCTGCGAGCGCCCGAGGGCTCTCACGAGACCGAGCAGGCGCTGCTGTCCGGCTCGAACGCGATCGCCTACGGCGCGATCGACGGCGGTTGCCGGTTCATCTCCGGCTACCCGATGACGCCGTGGACGGACGTCTTCACGATCCTCACCCAGAACTTCCCCGACATCGGGGGCGTCTCGGAACAGGTCGAAGACGAGATCGCCGCCGCCGCGCTGGCCGTCGGCGCGAGTCACGCCGGCGTGAAGGCCATGTCCGGGTCCTCCGGGGGCGGCTTCGCCCTGATGAGCGAACCGCTCGGCCTCGCGGAGATGACCGAGACGCCGCTCGTCCTCGTCGAGTCGATGCGGGCCGGCCCCTCGACCGGGATGCCCACCAAACCCGAGCAGGGCGACCTCGAATTCGTCCTCTACACGAGCCAGGGCGACTCCTCGCGGGTCGTCTTCGCGCCGGGGAACATCGAGGAGGCCTACGAGCAGACCCGACTCGCGTTCGACATCGCCTGGGAGTACCAGATCCCGACGATCATCATCTACGACCAGAAGCTCTCCGGCGAGAACACGAACGTCGACGTCGAGTTCTTCGATCGCGAACCCGAACCGGGACTCGGCTCGACCCTGACCGAGGAGGAACTCAAAGAGGCGGCCCACGACAACTCCGGGAAGTTCAAGCGGTTCAACTACGAGGACGCCGAGAACGGCGTCGCGCCGCGATCGCTGCCCGGCCAGAAGGGCGGGCGCTACCTCGCGACCGGGAACGAACACAGCCCGGTCGGGCACATCAGCGAGGACCCCGACAACCGGGTCTTCCAGATGGACCGGCGCATCGGGAAACTCGACGCCATCCGCGAGGAACTCGACGAGGAACGGCCCTCGAACCAGACGTACTTCGGCGACGAGACGGCCGAGTACGGCATCATCACGTGGGGCTCCTCCCAGGGCGCCGTCCAGGAGGCCGTCCAGCGCCTCAACGAGAGCGGCCACTCGGTCAAGGGACTGAGCGTCTCCGACATGATGCCGTTCGCCGAAGCCGAGGTGACCGACTTCCTCGAGAGCGTCGACGAGGCGATGGTCGTCGAGATGAACGCGACCGCCCAGTTCCGCGGGCTCATCCAGAAGGAACTCGGCCGCTTCGGCGACAAGATGACCAGCCTGCTCAAGTACAACGGCAACCCCTTCGAACCGGCCGAGGTCGTCGAGGGGTACGAGGTCAACCTCGCCGACGAGGACCGCCAGCCGACCGCACAGGTCCGAATCGAACCCGCCGCAGGTGACTGACCATGAGTGCATTCAACGCAATCGGTGAAGAACGAGAGATCGACCGGGACGAGTTCACACCCAGTGTCGAACCGCAGCCGACCTGGTGTCCGGGCTGTGGCGACTTCGGCGTCCTGAAGTCGCTGAAACAGGCCCTGCCCGAAGTCGGCAAGACCCCCGAGGAAGTCCTGACCGTCACCGGGATCGGCTGTTCCGGCAAGCTGAACAGCTACCTCGACACGTACGGCTTCCACACGATCCACGGTCGATCGCTGCCGGTCGCCCGCGCGGCCAAACTCGCCAACCCGGAACTCGAGGTCATCGCCGCGGGCGGGGACGGCGACGGCTACGGGATCGGCGGCAACCACTGGATCCACACGGCCCGCGAGAACCACGACATCACCTACATCGTGTTCAACAACGAGATCTTCGGCCTGACGAAGGGCCAGACCTCGCCCACCAGTCCGAAGGGCCACAAGTCCAAGACCCAGCCGTCCGGCAGCGCGAAGACCCCGCTGCGTCCGCTGTCGATGTCGCTGAACGCCGGCGCGAGCTACATCGCCCGCACGGCCGCCGTCAACCCCAACCAGGCCAAAGAGATCATCGCGGAAGCGATCGAGCACGACGGCTTCGCTCACGTCGACTTCCTGACGCAGTGTCCCACGTGGAACAAGGACGCCCGCCAGTACGTTCCCTACATCGACGTCCAGGAGTCCGACGACTACGACTTCGACGTCACGGACCGCCGCGAAGCCGCCGAGATGATGTACGAGACCGAGGACGTCCTCAACGAGGGGACCGTCCTCACGGGCCGGTACTACGTCGACGAGGATCGGCCGTCCTATCTGGAGGAGAAACGAGCCGTCGGCGAACTGCCGGACGAACCGGTCGCCGAACGCTACTTCGACGAGGACGCCGAGTGGGAACGCAGCTACGACCTGCTCGATCGGCACACGTAGCTCCGCAGTTCACGGTTCGGCCGTCCCACGACGGGGCGACTCATCTCATCCCGCGATATTCGTTCTCGCAGTTCGCGCCGATCGACCCGGCGACTGCCATCGGCGTTTCGCGCTCGATCGTCGTCTCGGCGCGGTCGGCGGCCCTCGATCGGCCGGCCGCGGGGTTACCCCCGATAGCCGACGCCCCGGGCGAACAGCTTGCTGACGTAGCTCAGAACGAACAGGGTGACGATCAGGCCGCCGAGCGCGTACGGCTGGAAGCCGTAGATCAGTTCGCGGACGGCGTACGCGACGGTGAGCAGTCCCATGACCATGGCCGTCCCGCCGGCCCACCGGGCGACGTACGCGGCGTCCACCGACTCGTCGTAGTTCGCGTGCAGGTCCACCCGTCCACGCACGCCGATGAGATAGGCGAGATAACAGATCGCGAGTCCGCAGACGAGCCAGACGGCACCGCTTACGAGATTGAACGCGACCATTCCGTGTTCCGGTACTGGGTGGGGCGATCGAATAAGTCCGCCGATCGGGCGATCGGGGCCTCGAACCGAACCCGCGAAACGCCCGCTTCAGTCAGGGAATCCGACGTTTTCGTATACAAAAGATATTTTCCCGCCGGAGCAAAACAGTCTACCATGAGTACCCAGGCGACGGAAGATCGCATCCTCGAGGTTCTCGAAGAGGATGCCCAGGCCTCCTACGCGGAGATCGCCGATCGGGCGAACGTCTCGAAACCGACGGTCCGGAAGTACATCAACCAGCTCGAAGACGAGGGCGTCATCGTCGGCTATTCGGCCGACGTCGACCCGAAGAAGCTCTCGAGCAAGACCATCGCGCTCGTCGGGATCGACGTCGCGAGCGAACGCTACGTCGAGGCGACGAAGGCGCTGAAGGACCTAGAGGAGATCGAGGCCCTGTACAGTTCGAGCGGCGACCACATGCTGATGGCCGAAGTGCGCGCGGCCGACGGCGACGAAGTCGGTGACATCATCTCCAACGAACTGCTCGAGATCGACGGGGTTACAGCGGCACACCCGTCGTTCCTCCAGGAACGCCTGAAGTAAGGCGCTCGTCGATCGACGTCGCCCGGCGCGTGGTTCGACTCCCCGGTCCGGGCCGCAGTCGCGCGGCGGTCCGACGGAGCCTGCGATCGAGGCGGTCGACCGCACACCTCGACGTATGGAGGCCCCGCTATTTTGCCGTTCCATGGCGTAGTGGCGGGTATGCCATTGTACGAACGCGAGACGACCGTTCGGGTGCCCCTCGAGGAGGTGTGGGAGTTTCACTCGCGGCTGAGCGGCCTCGAGGCGCTGACGCCGGACTGGATGGGACTGCGCGTCGAGCGGGTGATCGGCCCGGACGGTGAACCGGATCCCGATCGGCTCGAGGCGGGCAGCGAGGTCGACCTCTCGATGCGGCCGTTCGGCGTCGGCCCGCGCCAGCACTGGACGTCGATCATTACGGAGCGCGAACGCGACGAGGGGATGGCCTACTTCCGCGACGAGATGGTCCACGGGCCGTTCGATCGGTGGGTTCACACTCACGCCTTCTACGCCGACGGTGACGAGACGGTGCTGCGCGATCACGTCGACTACGAACTGCCCCTCTCCCGGCGGCTGGGCGGAATCGCCGACGCGACCGTTCCGATCTCGCAGGCCGGCTTCGAGGCGATGTTCCGACAGCGCCACCGGGCCACGAAGGAGCACCTCGAGTGACGATCGATCGCGGGGCACCGGCCTGACGCCGGCGACCGGCCGCCGGGCCCCCGATCCGGGGTGGCCGCCGAGTTCGACGATCGAACCAGGCCCGTTTTGACGCCGTGCACGCTATGGACGGGTATATGACCGGACGCGAGGGCCGACCAGCTACCCGCCGTCGATTTCTGGGCGTCGTGGGGGCCGGTGTCCCCGTCGGCGTCGCCGGCTGTCTCGGTGGAGCCGGCGACGGCACCGGTGGCGACGACGCCGAGGTCGGTGACGACGGCGAACATCAGTACGAAACGGACGTCGAGCACCCCGGCGACGAGCCGCTGGAGTTCACCGGCGAGTACGCCTGCCCGGTCTGTAACATGATCCCGGCTGACTACCCGACGTGGCAGTGCCAACTCGCCCACGAGAACGGTCAGGGTGCGGCGTTCGACACGCCGGGCTGTCTGTTCGCCTACTACGCCGCGCCGCCGATCGACTCGGAGATCACCGCGGCGTGGGTAACCGACTTCGGAGACGAGGATCTCGTCGACGGATTCGAGGCGTCGTACGTGCTCGTCACCGACTCTACCCCGGTCCCCGAAGAGACGATGGGACTCAACCCGCGCCCGTTCGAGGCGTACGACGACGCCGTCGACTACCTCGACGAGTGGGACGCCGAGGCCCTCACCGAAGACGACATCGTCGCCCTCGCCGACGTCGATCGGGAGATCGCCGCGATCTATCGCGGGAACCGGCTTCCCGACGAAGAGGGATAGAGAGACCCGGGAACTCACTGCTTCTCGATCGATCGGTTCCGATCGCGCGGCGGCCGCGCGGATCCGATCGAAGTGTCGCGTTTCGCAACGTGTTTGAGGTATCGGCGACTCGGGGCGGACGTGAACCGCACGGACCTCGAGGTGACGCCGATCGCCGCGCTGGCGTTTGCGGTGTTCGCCGCCAGCACCAGCGCGATCCTCGTCCGCTGGAGTACGGCCCCGAGTTCCATCGCGGCGTTCTACCGGGTGCTGTTCACGACCGCACTCATCGCACCGATCGCATTCCTGTCCTACTGGGACGAGTTCGGCCGACTCTCGTGGACCGATCTCGGCTTCGCGATCGTCGCCGGCGTCGCGCTCGCGGTCCACTTCGCGGCCTGGTTCGAGAGCCTGAACCACACGAGCGTCGCCGCCAGCGTGACGCTCGTCCAGACCCAACCGATCTTCGTGGCGCTCGGGGCGGCGCTGGTGCTCGGTGAACGCGTCAGCCGCGAAACGGTCGTCGGCATCGCCGTCGCGATCGTGGGCGCGGCGGCGATGTCGTTCGGCGACGCCGGCGAGGCGCCGATCTCGGACACGACGCTGTACGGGAACTCGCTCGCCCTCCTCGGGGCGATCACCGTCGCGGGCTACGTGCTCGCCGGGCGATCGATCCGCCAGCGCGTCTCGCTGTTTCCCTACGTGACCGTCGTCTACACCGCCTGCGCGCTGACGCTCGCGCTCCTGGTGGGCGTGCAGGGTCACGCGTACCTCGCCTATGCGCCTCGCGAGTGGCTGCTGTTTCTCGGGATGGCCGTCGGCCCCGGGATCCTCGGTCACACGATCGTCAACTGGGTTCTGAAACACCTCGAGTCGGTCGTGGTGAGCGTCGCCTGGCTCGGGGAACCCGTCGGCGCGACGCTGCTCGCGCTGGTTCTGCTCGCCGAGGTGCCCGACGCGATCACGATCGCGGGCGGGGTGATCGTCCTCGCGGGAATCTACGTGACGACGATCGAGCGAGAGCGACGGCACGGGCCGGACGACGCGCCAGCAACGGACGACTGAGGGTCCGGTCGCCGTGCCGGTTCCGCCGTTCGTGCAGTCCTCACTCGTCGACGTAGGACGGCCGTTCCGCGTATTCGATCGGATCGCGAACCCCGATATTCTGGAACGCCTGCAGCCGGAAGGCGCAGGCGTCGCAGGTGCCACAGGCCGGTTCCTCGTCGCGGTAGCAACTCCAGGTGTGTTCGTACGGGACTCCGAGGTCGATCCCGTGGTCGGCGATTTCGGTCTTCGACCAGTCGACGAACGGCGCTTCGATCGCGATGTCGGTCTCGGGTTTCGTCCCGACGTCGACCACCCGTTCGAAGGCCTCGAAGAATTCGGGACGGCAGTCGGGATACCCCGAGAAGTCCTCGCTGTGGGCGCCGATGAAGACGGCGTCGCAATCGTTCGCCTCGGCGTAGGAGACCGCCATCGCGAGCAGGTTCGCGTTCCGGAACGGGACGTAGGAGGTTGGAATCTCGTCGCTCTCGAGGTCGGCCTCCGCGACGCTCATCTCCTCGTCGGTGAGACTCGACGCACCGATCGCCGAGAGGTGGCCGGTCTCGATTTGCAAGAAGTCGGCGGCGTCGAGTTCCTCGGCGAGGCGGCGAGCGCACTCGAGTTCCCGGTCTTCGGTGCGCTGGCCGTAGGAGGTGTGCAGGGCGTAGATCTCGTATCCCCGGTCGCGGGCCACGGAGGCGGCGGTGGCGCTGTCCATGCCGCCGGAGAGGAGGACGACGGCGCGTTTGGCGGGCGATTCGTCGGGCGTGGGAGCGGTGGCGTCGGTCATCGTGAATCGATCGGCAGTACGGTCGGTTACGTCTCGGGCGCGTCGTTCCAGAGATCGACGTGGAGTCGGGGCGTGTACCGGAACCCGTGTTCCATCGCGAGGTCGGCGACGCGGTTGCGCGTCTCCGCGAGTCGCTCCCGGGTCGCGCCCTCGGGCATCAGGAGCACGTCGTCGTCGCCGATCGTGGCGTCCGTAACACCGCGAAGATCGGCGAGCAACTCGCGTATCTCCGGCAGGTCGTCCGCGTCGGTGACGACGAACTTCAACTGGACGTCGTAGGCCTCGACGAGCCCCGTCAGCGCGTCGAGGTCGATCCGATCGTCCTCGTGGCGGTCCGCCCACTCGCCGTCGCCTTTCGGGTCTCGATCGGCCGTCGGCGTGCTGCTCGCGAGTTTCGGGCTGATCGAGGCGAGGTCGATCGGAGCGTCCCGGTAGATCGTCCCGTTCGTCTCGACGGTGGCGTGGTACCCCCGCTCGTCGAGCGCCTCGAGCAACGCCACGCTCGCGTCGTGGATCATGGGCTCGCCGCCCGTGAGGACGACGTGATCGGCCGCTTCGTGGGACTCGATCCGGTCGACGATATCGTCGACGCCCAGCCACGCGTGTGTGGGTTCCCAGGAGGTGTGATAGGAATCGCAGAACCAGCACCGGAGGTTACAGCCGCTCGTCCGAACGAACACCGAGGGGACGCCGGCGAGCGTTCCCTCTCCCTGCAGCGAGTAGAACAACTCGTTGATCGGGAGGCTGTCGGTCGCGTCGTCCGGCGCATTGCCGGGAGTGGCGCTCACGTCGCCCAGATCGGCCGAATCGGAAACGGGCATCTCAGAACCGACCCCCGCCGCAGAGTTCGCTGGTCTCGTTGACCTGGACTGCGACGTCGGTGACGGTGTCGGGAAGCGCAGCGCTCAGTTTCTCCTCGAGGAGGACGCTCATGACCTCCGCCGTCGGCGGATGTTCGAGGACGATCACGGCGTCGTCGTCGCCGGCCGCTTCGAACGCCTCGACGAGCGGATCGCCCGCCTCGAGGAGGAACCTGTGATCCCACTCGTCGATCACCTCGGTAATATCAGCTTTGTCGGCGATCCATCCCGCCTCGGTGAGTTCGCCCGTCACGGTGACGGCGATCTCGTAGTTGTGCCCGTGCGGCCGCGAGCACTTCCCGTCGTGGTGCAGGATCCGATGCCCGGCGCTGATCCTGATCGGCCTATCGCGCCCCACGCGGAGGACCCGTCGCGTGCCGACGACGGGGTCGTCGGCTCCCGCCTCGTCGATCGACTCGTCCGCATCGGCGTCACTAATCATACCACAGTATTCCCGAGGGAATACTTAACTCTGATCGATCGGCGCGTGTACTCACGCAGGTCGATCATCTTGAGAGGCCGCTCATCGTGAGCGGCGTCTCACCGCGCTGGCACGCGACGTGGACGAGACGTCGGGTCTCACCGAGAACGGGCGGAGACGACTCGTAACGGACTGTCGACGGCGGTCAGTTCTTGTGGCTCAATCCTCGAGCTGGTCCTGGAGCCTGTTTTTGGCCTCCGTCCGGCGCTTGCGCGAGAACTCCGGCTGGTCGTTCGAGAAGTCGACCTCGATTTCGTCGACCGTTCGTCGGTAGATGTTCGTTCGGCGTCCCTCCTCGGAGAGCTGCCGCCCTTCGCAGGTCAGCAGCCCCGCGTCGACGAGTTCCTCGATCCGACGGTAGCAGGTCGCGATCGGGATCTCGATGTCGTCGCTCAGTGCCTGTGCGGACTTCGGAGTCCCGGCCGCACAGAGGATCTCCGCGCTATACTTGCTTCCCAGTGCCGAGAGGATCGCACCCGAATCCGGATCGTCTTGCTTCGTCCCGCCACGTGACATCGTTGGGGAGTTACTAATTATCAGAATTGAATCTTGTGGTTATCGTGAGTCTCAGTTCAGCTTGACTGTCACGACTGGAGTGACGAACCGGACGTGGTCGGGGCCGGCGGGACGAGAGCCATTTCACGTGTCAGTTCGAAGGGACCGGTATGAACGTCGCGGTGGTCACGGTCGGGGACGAACTGCTCGCGGGACGAACGGCGGACACGAACTCCACGTGGCTCTGTGAACGGCTCGCCGAGCGCGGCGTCGGCGTCGAACGGATCACGACGGTCCCGGATCGCGTCGCGGACATCGCGCGCGTCGTCAACGAGTATCGCGCGGCGTACGACGCGGTCATCGTCACCGGCGGCCTCGGGCCGACCCACGACGACGTGACCATGGAGGGCGTCGCCGCGGCCCTCGGCCGCGACCTCGAGGAACACGAGGCGGCCCTCGCGTGGCTCGAGGAGAACGGCTACTCGCGGGCCGATCTGACGGAGGGGACGACGGAGTTGCCGGCCGGAGCGCGGGCGCTCCACAACGAAGCGGGCGTCGCGCCCGGCGCGGTCATCGAGGGGGTCTACGTCCTGCCCGGCGTGCCGGAGGAGATGAAGACGATGTTCGAGACGATCGCGCCCGAGTTCGCGGGCGAACCCACCTACCGGGAGGAAGTGGTCGCGGCCGAACCGGAGAGCGCGTTACTCGATCGCATCGCGCAGTTGCGCCGGGAGTTCGACGTCTCCGTCGGCAGCTATCCCGGCGAGTCGGTCCGGATCTCGATCGAGAGCACGGACGAGACGACCGCAGCGGCTGCTGCGGCGTGGCTTCGCGATCGGGTCGAGTCCCCGTGACGGCCAGCCCCTGGTGGCGGCCCGACGGCTGTCAGCGGTAGAGGTAGATCAGCCAGACGACGGCGACCAGGAGACCGAGGAGTAGCGTTCCCCAACCGACGAGTCCGATCGGCAGCGGCGTCTCCGCTGCAAGTGGCAGGACGAGTTCGTTCATACTCGCCGGTCGGTTCCGTGCCCCCTTAATGTTTCAGATACTGGACGACCGTCGGCTGACAGTACTCCGAGACGGCGGCGTCTCGCCGGACCACACGGCTCTTTGCGTCGGCCCGTCATACCCCAGTCATGGACGCTCTCGGTGTCGTCGTCAACCCGATCGCGGGGATGGGCGGGCGGGTCGGCCTGAAGGGTACCGACGGGAACGTCGCGGAGGCGCGCCGTCGGGGTGCGGAACCGCGAGCGCCCGATCGGGCGCGGACCGCGCTGTCGGCGCTGCGTCGCCGCCAGCCGGACTGTACCGTCTACACGGCAGCGACCGTGATGGGCGAGTACGCGGCTCGCGAGGCGGGGTACGAACCCGAGGTGGTGTACGAACCCGGCGCGGCGAGTGCCGACGAGGAACCGGCGGACGGGCCGGACGCCGCGACCGACGCGGTCGATCCCGCCGACCCCGGGACGTCGGCCGAGGACACCCGCGCTGCGGTCCGGGCGTTCCTCGACCACGACGTCGACCTGGTTCTGTTCG
The nucleotide sequence above comes from Halosolutus halophilus. Encoded proteins:
- a CDS encoding 7-carboxy-7-deazaguanine synthase QueE, which codes for MPVSDSADLGDVSATPGNAPDDATDSLPINELFYSLQGEGTLAGVPSVFVRTSGCNLRCWFCDSYHTSWEPTHAWLGVDDIVDRIESHEAADHVVLTGGEPMIHDASVALLEALDERGYHATVETNGTIYRDAPIDLASISPKLASSTPTADRDPKGDGEWADRHEDDRIDLDALTGLVEAYDVQLKFVVTDADDLPEIRELLADLRGVTDATIGDDDVLLMPEGATRERLAETRNRVADLAMEHGFRYTPRLHVDLWNDAPET
- a CDS encoding 6-pyruvoyl trahydropterin synthase family protein; translation: MISDADADESIDEAGADDPVVGTRRVLRVGRDRPIRISAGHRILHHDGKCSRPHGHNYEIAVTVTGELTEAGWIADKADITEVIDEWDHRFLLEAGDPLVEAFEAAGDDDAVIVLEHPPTAEVMSVLLEEKLSAALPDTVTDVAVQVNETSELCGGGRF
- a CDS encoding DMT family transporter; the protein is MNRTDLEVTPIAALAFAVFAASTSAILVRWSTAPSSIAAFYRVLFTTALIAPIAFLSYWDEFGRLSWTDLGFAIVAGVALAVHFAAWFESLNHTSVAASVTLVQTQPIFVALGAALVLGERVSRETVVGIAVAIVGAAAMSFGDAGEAPISDTTLYGNSLALLGAITVAGYVLAGRSIRQRVSLFPYVTVVYTACALTLALLVGVQGHAYLAYAPREWLLFLGMAVGPGILGHTIVNWVLKHLESVVVSVAWLGEPVGATLLALVLLAEVPDAITIAGGVIVLAGIYVTTIERERRHGPDDAPATDD
- a CDS encoding winged helix-turn-helix domain-containing protein: MSRGGTKQDDPDSGAILSALGSKYSAEILCAAGTPKSAQALSDDIEIPIATCYRRIEELVDAGLLTCEGRQLSEEGRRTNIYRRTVDEIEVDFSNDQPEFSRKRRTEAKNRLQDQLED
- a CDS encoding SRPBCC family protein, giving the protein MPLYERETTVRVPLEEVWEFHSRLSGLEALTPDWMGLRVERVIGPDGEPDPDRLEAGSEVDLSMRPFGVGPRQHWTSIITERERDEGMAYFRDEMVHGPFDRWVHTHAFYADGDETVLRDHVDYELPLSRRLGGIADATVPISQAGFEAMFRQRHRATKEHLE
- a CDS encoding thiamine pyrophosphate-dependent enzyme, whose product is MSAFNAIGEEREIDRDEFTPSVEPQPTWCPGCGDFGVLKSLKQALPEVGKTPEEVLTVTGIGCSGKLNSYLDTYGFHTIHGRSLPVARAAKLANPELEVIAAGGDGDGYGIGGNHWIHTARENHDITYIVFNNEIFGLTKGQTSPTSPKGHKSKTQPSGSAKTPLRPLSMSLNAGASYIARTAAVNPNQAKEIIAEAIEHDGFAHVDFLTQCPTWNKDARQYVPYIDVQESDDYDFDVTDRREAAEMMYETEDVLNEGTVLTGRYYVDEDRPSYLEEKRAVGELPDEPVAERYFDEDAEWERSYDLLDRHT
- the queC gene encoding 7-cyano-7-deazaguanine synthase QueC, encoding MTDATAPTPDESPAKRAVVLLSGGMDSATAASVARDRGYEIYALHTSYGQRTEDRELECARRLAEELDAADFLQIETGHLSAIGASSLTDEEMSVAEADLESDEIPTSYVPFRNANLLAMAVSYAEANDCDAVFIGAHSEDFSGYPDCRPEFFEAFERVVDVGTKPETDIAIEAPFVDWSKTEIADHGIDLGVPYEHTWSCYRDEEPACGTCDACAFRLQAFQNIGVRDPIEYAERPSYVDE
- the lrpA1 gene encoding HTH-type transcriptional regulator LrpA1, giving the protein MSTQATEDRILEVLEEDAQASYAEIADRANVSKPTVRKYINQLEDEGVIVGYSADVDPKKLSSKTIALVGIDVASERYVEATKALKDLEEIEALYSSSGDHMLMAEVRAADGDEVGDIISNELLEIDGVTAAHPSFLQERLK
- a CDS encoding 2-oxoacid:acceptor oxidoreductase subunit alpha: MSDDELIWRIAGGSGDGIDSTSQNFAKALMRSGLDVFTHRHYPSRIRGGHTYVEIRAAGHEVQSRGDGYNFLLSLGDSFARNPQEEAYYGNEEIKPLSENLDDLREGGIIVYDEGLISEEDVADLDLEERAEENDWHVFPMDLRGLAKEHGREVMRNTAGVGVTAALLDMELEHIEDLMSDAMSGDVLESNLEILHESYETTKEEYDFEHDLRAPEGSHETEQALLSGSNAIAYGAIDGGCRFISGYPMTPWTDVFTILTQNFPDIGGVSEQVEDEIAAAALAVGASHAGVKAMSGSSGGGFALMSEPLGLAEMTETPLVLVESMRAGPSTGMPTKPEQGDLEFVLYTSQGDSSRVVFAPGNIEEAYEQTRLAFDIAWEYQIPTIIIYDQKLSGENTNVDVEFFDREPEPGLGSTLTEEELKEAAHDNSGKFKRFNYEDAENGVAPRSLPGQKGGRYLATGNEHSPVGHISEDPDNRVFQMDRRIGKLDAIREELDEERPSNQTYFGDETAEYGIITWGSSQGAVQEAVQRLNESGHSVKGLSVSDMMPFAEAEVTDFLESVDEAMVVEMNATAQFRGLIQKELGRFGDKMTSLLKYNGNPFEPAEVVEGYEVNLADEDRQPTAQVRIEPAAGD
- a CDS encoding nitrous oxide reductase accessory protein NosL: MTGREGRPATRRRFLGVVGAGVPVGVAGCLGGAGDGTGGDDAEVGDDGEHQYETDVEHPGDEPLEFTGEYACPVCNMIPADYPTWQCQLAHENGQGAAFDTPGCLFAYYAAPPIDSEITAAWVTDFGDEDLVDGFEASYVLVTDSTPVPEETMGLNPRPFEAYDDAVDYLDEWDAEALTEDDIVALADVDREIAAIYRGNRLPDEEG
- a CDS encoding competence/damage-inducible protein A, producing the protein MNVAVVTVGDELLAGRTADTNSTWLCERLAERGVGVERITTVPDRVADIARVVNEYRAAYDAVIVTGGLGPTHDDVTMEGVAAALGRDLEEHEAALAWLEENGYSRADLTEGTTELPAGARALHNEAGVAPGAVIEGVYVLPGVPEEMKTMFETIAPEFAGEPTYREEVVAAEPESALLDRIAQLRREFDVSVGSYPGESVRISIESTDETTAAAAAAWLRDRVESP